From Fundulus heteroclitus isolate FHET01 unplaced genomic scaffold, MU-UCD_Fhet_4.1 scaffold_42, whole genome shotgun sequence, one genomic window encodes:
- the LOC118560308 gene encoding tripartite motif-containing protein 16-like: MERDIHTFQAHFLDRETLSCSICLDLLKDPVTIPCGHSYCMKCIKNFWDEEDHKGIHSCPQCRETFTPRPVLKKNTMLAALVEQLKKTGLQAAPADLCYAGPEDVACDSCSGRKLKAIKSCLFCLASFCEKHLQPHYDSAAFKKHKLVEPSKNLQENICSRHDEVMKMFCRTDQKCICYLCPVDEHKGHDTVSAAAERTERQRELEVRRENIQQRIQDREKDVKLLQQELEAIKHSADKTVEDSEKIFTQLIRLIQKRSSDVKQQIRSQQETEGSRVKELQEKLEQEITELKRKDAELKQLSDTEDHNQFLHNYPSLSALSESTHSSSIKIRPLSYFEDVTAAVSELRDQLQDILRDAWTNISLRLTEVDVSLSEPEPESRAGFLRYSCEITLDPNTANRKLLLSEWNRKVTWRNKPQSFSSHPDRFTVCLQVLSRESLTGRCYWEVEWREGVYVAVAYKNISRVGGRNECLFGANDKSWALDCYPGGYTFGHNHIWTSVSGPGSSRIGVYLDHRAGILSFYSVSETMTLLHRVQTTFTQPLHAGVYVEGSAEFCKPK, from the coding sequence ctggaccgagaaaccttgtcctgttcgatctgtctggatctactgaaggatccggtgacgattccctgtggacacagctactgtatgaagtgtattaaaaacttctgggatgaagaggatcacaaaggaatccacagctgccctcagtgcagggAGACCTTCACACCGAGGCCcgttctgaagaaaaacaccatgttagcagctttagtggagcagctgaagaagactggactccaagctgctcctgctgatctctgctatgctggacctgaagatgtggcctgtgattcctgctctggaagaaaactgaaagccatcaagtcctgtttattctgtctggcctctttctgtgagaaacaccttcagcctcattatgatTCAGCTGCATTcaagaaacacaagctggtggagccctccaagaacctccaggagaacatctgctctcgtcatgatgaggtgatgaagatgttctgtcgtactgatcagaagtgtatctgttatctctgccctgtggatgaacataaaggccacgacacagtgtcagctgcagcagaaaggactgagaggcagagagagctggaggtgagacgagaaaacatccagcagagaatccaggacagagagaaagatgtgaagctgcttcaacaggagctggaggccatcaagcactctgctgataaaacagtggaggacagtgagaagatcttcactcagctgatccgtctcatccagaaaagaagctctgatgtgaagcagcagatcagatcccagcaggaaactgaagggagtcgagtcaaagagcttcaggagaagctggagcaggagatcactgagctgaagaggaaagacgctgagctgaagcagctctcagacacagaggatcacaaccagtttctccacaactacccctcactgtcagcactcagtgagtctacacactcatccagcatcaagatccgtcctctgagctactttgaggatgtgacagcagctgtgtcagagctcagagatcaactacaggacatcctgagagacgcatggacaaacatctcactgagactcactgaggtggatgtttcactgtcagaaccagaaccagagagcagagctggattcttgagatattcatgtgaaatcacactggatccaaacacagcaaacaggaagCTGTTACTATCAGAGtggaacaggaaggtgacatggAGGAATAAACCTCAGTCTTTTTctagtcatccagacagattcactgTTTGTCTTCAGGTTctgagtagagagagtctgactggacgttgttactgggaggtggagtggagagAGGGAGTTTATGTAGCAGTCGCATACAAGAATATCAGCAGAGTAGGAGGAAGGAATGAATGTTTATTTGGAGCTAATGACAAATCTTGGGCATTAGATTGTTACCCAGGAGGTTATACATTTGGTCACAACCACATCTGGACCTCCGTCTCaggtcctggttcctccagaataggagtgtacctggatcacagagcaggtattctgtccttctacagcgtctctgaaaccatgactctcctccacagagtccagaccaccttcACTCAGCCGCTACATGCTGGAGTTTATGTTGAaggttctgctgagttctgtaAACCCAAATAG